In Paramormyrops kingsleyae isolate MSU_618 chromosome 5, PKINGS_0.4, whole genome shotgun sequence, one DNA window encodes the following:
- the mapta gene encoding uncharacterized protein mapta isoform X6: MDQQQDFMNSDPSNAALHYNSGVTMAAAVADMTIKDAHQGGKDVKENGVSAVKGEEGAGNAAIAAPAVVADQEEFPGMSLNLAGTAPIGSCTSVKDGSDSEQARASLTSPGDLKHVGMNGSVPFSPREFSSDAYRRQSEDSDRISQSPGQVQSELGVSLIRSVVVADLSSLGVGCMDDKDGHPAANLSPFLEGKNRVLSFDYTEPQRPTGQDGLSGELSGPDESPSGSRSPEPRLADPWSPTSPTVVPKGASQASLSPERQPDSPVASEAQKDPGDTESFSELANVAPSKADEYLDTSDEDLKAAVKATDESAGGDNVLSYQEQGSIFPPEKTQQKPLSKIAAPPVSNTKSQKPPQKDASIDRKSNVPVPQTKAKTKADAEKNAAGSEKKTPTTTPAKSRPTSTPKRPSSVTASPSKKPLASSTSRPVAKASSAGAGGTRPQVADGNAGAKPQAAGTKIPGKTPTQTVDSPKTPERSGSSTPKSPSSRAHTPGANKEVKKVAVVRTPPKSPGSMKNRSPASAVPMPDLKNVRSKIGSTDNLKHQPGGGRVQILDKKADYSSVQSKCGSKVNLKHVPGGGNVQIPNKKMDFSTIQSKCGSKDNMKHVPGGGNIQIVHKKMDLSNVQAKCGSKDNIRHKPGGGNIEIKTEKLEFKGQSKIGSLENIGHVAGGGQRKIESHKLTFREEAKARTDHGADIVYKSPTASMDGSPRRLSNVSSSGSINMADSPQLSTLADQVSASLAKQGL, encoded by the exons ATGGATCAGCAGCAGGACTTCATGAACTCCGACCCCAGCAACGCAGCCCTGCACTACAACTCTGGGGTTACCATGGCCGCTGCCGTGGCTGACATGACCATTAAAGATGCCCACCAGGGGGGCAAGGACGTCAAGGAGAATGGGGTTTCTGCAGTGAAAG GGGAGGAAGGAGCCGGAAATGCAGCCATCGCTGCTCCTGCTGTAGTGGCTGATCAAG AGGAGTTCCCAGGAATGAGCCTGAACCTCGCAGGAACCGCGCCGATTGGCAGCTGCACTTCCGTCAAGGATGGGAGTGACTCTGAGCAAGCCCGTGCCTCCCTTACAAGCCCTGGGGACCTGAAACATGTGGGAATGAATGGGTCTGTGCCATTTTCTCCAAGGGAATTCTCCTCAGATGCGTATAGGAGGCAGTCAGAAGACTCGGATAGAATTTCCCAGAGCCCTGGCCAGGTGCAAAGTGAGTTGGGGGTGTCGCTGATCCGCAGCGTTGTGGTAGCAGATCTCTCATCCTTGGGAGTGGGCTGCATGGACGACAAAGATGGACACCCTGCAGCTAACCTCTCTCCGTTCCTTGAAGGCAAGAATCGCGTACTGTCTTTCGATTACACCGAACCTCAGCGCCCAACCGGCCAGGATGGGCTCAGTGGAGAACTGAGCGGCCCTGATGAGTCGCCATCCGGAAGCAGAAGCCCGGAGCCACGCCTTGCCGACCCTTGGTCTCCCACCTCCCCTACTGTGGTACCAAAGGGGGCAAGTCAAGCATCTCTGAGTCCTGAGCGACAACCTGACAGTCCTGTGGCAAGCGAGGCCCAGAAAGACCCTGGAGACACAGAGAGCTTTTCGGAACTAGCAAATGTGGCTCCTTCAAAGGCAGATGAATACCTGGACACGTCGGACGAAGATCTCAAGGCAGCTGTGAAAGCCACAGATGAGTCTGCAGGCGGCGACAATGTCTTGTCATACCAGGAACAGGGATCTATATTCCCCCCTGAGAAGACCCAACAGAAACCTCTGTCCAAGATTGCTGCCCCTCCTGTTTCTAACACCAAATCTCAGAAACCCCCCCAAAAAGATGCTTCCATAGACAGAAAATCAAATGTTCCAGTCCCTCAAACCAAAG CTAAAACCAAGGCTGATGCTGAGAAAAATGCTGCCGGCAGTGAAAAGAAG ACCCCCACAACCACACCTGCCAAATCTAGACCCACTTCCACCCCAAAAAGACCCTCCTCAGTCACTGCGAGCCCCTCGAAAAAACCCCTGGCCTCCTCCACTAGCAGGCCCGTCGCTAAAGCCAGCAGTGCAGGAGCCGGTGGGACCAGGCCACAG GTGGCTGATGGGAATGCTGGAGCCAAACCTCAAGCTGCAGGGACCAAAATTCCTGGCAAGACCCCGACTCAGACTG tagatTCCCCCAAGACCCCAGAACGCAGTGGATCCAGCACCCCAAAATCACCCTCCAGCCGTGCCCACACCCCTGGAGCCAACAAGGAGGTGAAGAAGGTTGCTGTGGTTCGCACTCCTCCCAAGTCCCCGGGGTCCATGAAGAACCGCTCCCCTGCCTCCGCGGTTCCCATGCCGGACCTGAAGAACGTCCGGTCTAAAATCGGCTCCACGGACAACCTCAAGCACCAGCCCGGAGGAGGCCGG GTCCAGATTCTGGATAAGAAGGCAGACTATAGCAGTGTTCAGTCTAAGTGTGGTTCCAAGGTCAATCTCAAGCATGTCCCCGGAGGTGGCAAT GTGCAAATTCCTAATAAGAAGATGGACTTTAGCACTATTCAGTCTAAGTGTGGCTCGAAAGATAATATGAAGCATGTTCCTGGAGGTGGTAAT ATTCAAATTGTTCACAAAAAGATGGACTTGAGCAATGTTCAGGCAAAATGTGGCTCGAAGGACAACATTCGACACAAACCAG gTGGTGGCAACATTGAAATAAAGACAGAGAAGCTGGAGTTCAAAGGCCAGTCAAAGATTGGCTCTCTTGAGAACATCGGGCACGTGGCTGGAGGAGGTCAAAGGAAG ATTGAGTCACACAAGCTGACCTTCCGTGAAGAGGCCAAGGCTCGCACAGACCATGGGGCAGATATCGTCTACAAGTCCCCCACTGCCTCCATGGATGGCTCCCCCCGCCGCCTCAGCAACGTGTCCTCCTCCGGCAGCATCAACATGGCTGACTCACCCCAACTCTCCACCCTTGCCGACCAGGTGTCCGCCTCCCTTGCCAAGCAGGGCTTGTGA
- the mapta gene encoding uncharacterized protein mapta isoform X3, translating to MDQQQDFMNSDPSNAALHYNSGVTMAAAVADMTIKDAHQGGKDVKENGVSAVKVESQEPSEEEAAEEAVSQLAEPESAPSGEEGAGNAAIAAPAVVADQEEFPGMSLNLAGTAPIGSCTSVKDGSDSEQARASLTSPGDLKHVGMNGSVPFSPREFSSDAYRRQSEDSDRISQSPGQVQSELGVSLIRSVVVADLSSLGVGCMDDKDGHPAANLSPFLEGKNRVLSFDYTEPQRPTGQDGLSGELSGPDESPSGSRSPEPRLADPWSPTSPTVVPKGASQASLSPERQPDSPVASEAQKDPGDTESFSELANVAPSKADEYLDTSDEDLKAAVKATDESAGGDNVLSYQEQGSIFPPEKTQQKPLSKIAAPPVSNTKSQKPPQKDASIDRKSNVPVPQTKAKTKADAEKNAAGSEKKTPTTTPAKSRPTSTPKRPSSVTASPSKKPLASSTSRPVAKASSAGAGGTRPQVADGNAGAKPQAAGTKIPGKTPTQTVDSPKTPERSGSSTPKSPSSRAHTPGANKEVKKVAVVRTPPKSPGSMKNRSPASAVPMPDLKNVRSKIGSTDNLKHQPGGGRVQILDKKADYSSVQSKCGSKVNLKHVPGGGNVQIPNKKMDFSTIQSKCGSKDNMKHVPGGGNIQIVHKKMDLSNVQAKCGSKDNIRHKPGGGNIEIKTEKLEFKGQSKIGSLENIGHVAGGGQRKIESHKLTFREEAKARTDHGADIVYKSPTASMDGSPRRLSNVSSSGSINMADSPQLSTLADQVSASLAKQGL from the exons ATGGATCAGCAGCAGGACTTCATGAACTCCGACCCCAGCAACGCAGCCCTGCACTACAACTCTGGGGTTACCATGGCCGCTGCCGTGGCTGACATGACCATTAAAGATGCCCACCAGGGGGGCAAGGACGTCAAGGAGAATGGGGTTTCTGCAGTGAAAG TAGAGTCTCAGGAGCCCTCAGAAGAGGAGGCAGCAGAAGAAGCGGTGTCTCAGCTTGCTGAGCCCGAGAGTGCCCCCTCTG GGGAGGAAGGAGCCGGAAATGCAGCCATCGCTGCTCCTGCTGTAGTGGCTGATCAAG AGGAGTTCCCAGGAATGAGCCTGAACCTCGCAGGAACCGCGCCGATTGGCAGCTGCACTTCCGTCAAGGATGGGAGTGACTCTGAGCAAGCCCGTGCCTCCCTTACAAGCCCTGGGGACCTGAAACATGTGGGAATGAATGGGTCTGTGCCATTTTCTCCAAGGGAATTCTCCTCAGATGCGTATAGGAGGCAGTCAGAAGACTCGGATAGAATTTCCCAGAGCCCTGGCCAGGTGCAAAGTGAGTTGGGGGTGTCGCTGATCCGCAGCGTTGTGGTAGCAGATCTCTCATCCTTGGGAGTGGGCTGCATGGACGACAAAGATGGACACCCTGCAGCTAACCTCTCTCCGTTCCTTGAAGGCAAGAATCGCGTACTGTCTTTCGATTACACCGAACCTCAGCGCCCAACCGGCCAGGATGGGCTCAGTGGAGAACTGAGCGGCCCTGATGAGTCGCCATCCGGAAGCAGAAGCCCGGAGCCACGCCTTGCCGACCCTTGGTCTCCCACCTCCCCTACTGTGGTACCAAAGGGGGCAAGTCAAGCATCTCTGAGTCCTGAGCGACAACCTGACAGTCCTGTGGCAAGCGAGGCCCAGAAAGACCCTGGAGACACAGAGAGCTTTTCGGAACTAGCAAATGTGGCTCCTTCAAAGGCAGATGAATACCTGGACACGTCGGACGAAGATCTCAAGGCAGCTGTGAAAGCCACAGATGAGTCTGCAGGCGGCGACAATGTCTTGTCATACCAGGAACAGGGATCTATATTCCCCCCTGAGAAGACCCAACAGAAACCTCTGTCCAAGATTGCTGCCCCTCCTGTTTCTAACACCAAATCTCAGAAACCCCCCCAAAAAGATGCTTCCATAGACAGAAAATCAAATGTTCCAGTCCCTCAAACCAAAG CTAAAACCAAGGCTGATGCTGAGAAAAATGCTGCCGGCAGTGAAAAGAAG ACCCCCACAACCACACCTGCCAAATCTAGACCCACTTCCACCCCAAAAAGACCCTCCTCAGTCACTGCGAGCCCCTCGAAAAAACCCCTGGCCTCCTCCACTAGCAGGCCCGTCGCTAAAGCCAGCAGTGCAGGAGCCGGTGGGACCAGGCCACAG GTGGCTGATGGGAATGCTGGAGCCAAACCTCAAGCTGCAGGGACCAAAATTCCTGGCAAGACCCCGACTCAGACTG tagatTCCCCCAAGACCCCAGAACGCAGTGGATCCAGCACCCCAAAATCACCCTCCAGCCGTGCCCACACCCCTGGAGCCAACAAGGAGGTGAAGAAGGTTGCTGTGGTTCGCACTCCTCCCAAGTCCCCGGGGTCCATGAAGAACCGCTCCCCTGCCTCCGCGGTTCCCATGCCGGACCTGAAGAACGTCCGGTCTAAAATCGGCTCCACGGACAACCTCAAGCACCAGCCCGGAGGAGGCCGG GTCCAGATTCTGGATAAGAAGGCAGACTATAGCAGTGTTCAGTCTAAGTGTGGTTCCAAGGTCAATCTCAAGCATGTCCCCGGAGGTGGCAAT GTGCAAATTCCTAATAAGAAGATGGACTTTAGCACTATTCAGTCTAAGTGTGGCTCGAAAGATAATATGAAGCATGTTCCTGGAGGTGGTAAT ATTCAAATTGTTCACAAAAAGATGGACTTGAGCAATGTTCAGGCAAAATGTGGCTCGAAGGACAACATTCGACACAAACCAG gTGGTGGCAACATTGAAATAAAGACAGAGAAGCTGGAGTTCAAAGGCCAGTCAAAGATTGGCTCTCTTGAGAACATCGGGCACGTGGCTGGAGGAGGTCAAAGGAAG ATTGAGTCACACAAGCTGACCTTCCGTGAAGAGGCCAAGGCTCGCACAGACCATGGGGCAGATATCGTCTACAAGTCCCCCACTGCCTCCATGGATGGCTCCCCCCGCCGCCTCAGCAACGTGTCCTCCTCCGGCAGCATCAACATGGCTGACTCACCCCAACTCTCCACCCTTGCCGACCAGGTGTCCGCCTCCCTTGCCAAGCAGGGCTTGTGA
- the mapta gene encoding uncharacterized protein mapta isoform X1, translating into MDQQQDFMNSDPSNAALHYNSGVTMAAAVADMTIKDAHQGGKDVKENGVSAVKVESQEPSEEEAAEEAVSQLAEPESAPSGEEVQLGEEGAGNAAIAAPAVVADQEEFPGMSLNLAGTAPIGSCTSVKDGSDSEQARASLTSPGDLKHVGMNGSVPFSPREFSSDAYRRQSEDSDRISQSPGQVQSELGVSLIRSVVVADLSSLGVGCMDDKDGHPAANLSPFLEGKNRVLSFDYTEPQRPTGQDGLSGELSGPDESPSGSRSPEPRLADPWSPTSPTVVPKGASQASLSPERQPDSPVASEAQKDPGDTESFSELANVAPSKADEYLDTSDEDLKAAVKATDESAGGDNVLSYQEQGSIFPPEKTQQKPLSKIAAPPVSNTKSQKPPQKDASIDRKSNVPVPQTKAKTKADAEKNAAGSEKKTPTTTPAKSRPTSTPKRPSSVTASPSKKPLASSTSRPVAKASSAGAGGTRPQVADGNAGAKPQAAGTKIPGKTPTQTVDSPKTPERSGSSTPKSPSSRAHTPGANKEVKKVAVVRTPPKSPGSMKNRSPASAVPMPDLKNVRSKIGSTDNLKHQPGGGRVQILDKKADYSSVQSKCGSKVNLKHVPGGGNVQIPNKKMDFSTIQSKCGSKDNMKHVPGGGNIQIVHKKMDLSNVQAKCGSKDNIRHKPGGGNIEIKTEKLEFKGQSKIGSLENIGHVAGGGQRKIESHKLTFREEAKARTDHGADIVYKSPTASMDGSPRRLSNVSSSGSINMADSPQLSTLADQVSASLAKQGL; encoded by the exons ATGGATCAGCAGCAGGACTTCATGAACTCCGACCCCAGCAACGCAGCCCTGCACTACAACTCTGGGGTTACCATGGCCGCTGCCGTGGCTGACATGACCATTAAAGATGCCCACCAGGGGGGCAAGGACGTCAAGGAGAATGGGGTTTCTGCAGTGAAAG TAGAGTCTCAGGAGCCCTCAGAAGAGGAGGCAGCAGAAGAAGCGGTGTCTCAGCTTGCTGAGCCCGAGAGTGCCCCCTCTGGTGAGGAGGTGCAACTGG GGGAGGAAGGAGCCGGAAATGCAGCCATCGCTGCTCCTGCTGTAGTGGCTGATCAAG AGGAGTTCCCAGGAATGAGCCTGAACCTCGCAGGAACCGCGCCGATTGGCAGCTGCACTTCCGTCAAGGATGGGAGTGACTCTGAGCAAGCCCGTGCCTCCCTTACAAGCCCTGGGGACCTGAAACATGTGGGAATGAATGGGTCTGTGCCATTTTCTCCAAGGGAATTCTCCTCAGATGCGTATAGGAGGCAGTCAGAAGACTCGGATAGAATTTCCCAGAGCCCTGGCCAGGTGCAAAGTGAGTTGGGGGTGTCGCTGATCCGCAGCGTTGTGGTAGCAGATCTCTCATCCTTGGGAGTGGGCTGCATGGACGACAAAGATGGACACCCTGCAGCTAACCTCTCTCCGTTCCTTGAAGGCAAGAATCGCGTACTGTCTTTCGATTACACCGAACCTCAGCGCCCAACCGGCCAGGATGGGCTCAGTGGAGAACTGAGCGGCCCTGATGAGTCGCCATCCGGAAGCAGAAGCCCGGAGCCACGCCTTGCCGACCCTTGGTCTCCCACCTCCCCTACTGTGGTACCAAAGGGGGCAAGTCAAGCATCTCTGAGTCCTGAGCGACAACCTGACAGTCCTGTGGCAAGCGAGGCCCAGAAAGACCCTGGAGACACAGAGAGCTTTTCGGAACTAGCAAATGTGGCTCCTTCAAAGGCAGATGAATACCTGGACACGTCGGACGAAGATCTCAAGGCAGCTGTGAAAGCCACAGATGAGTCTGCAGGCGGCGACAATGTCTTGTCATACCAGGAACAGGGATCTATATTCCCCCCTGAGAAGACCCAACAGAAACCTCTGTCCAAGATTGCTGCCCCTCCTGTTTCTAACACCAAATCTCAGAAACCCCCCCAAAAAGATGCTTCCATAGACAGAAAATCAAATGTTCCAGTCCCTCAAACCAAAG CTAAAACCAAGGCTGATGCTGAGAAAAATGCTGCCGGCAGTGAAAAGAAG ACCCCCACAACCACACCTGCCAAATCTAGACCCACTTCCACCCCAAAAAGACCCTCCTCAGTCACTGCGAGCCCCTCGAAAAAACCCCTGGCCTCCTCCACTAGCAGGCCCGTCGCTAAAGCCAGCAGTGCAGGAGCCGGTGGGACCAGGCCACAG GTGGCTGATGGGAATGCTGGAGCCAAACCTCAAGCTGCAGGGACCAAAATTCCTGGCAAGACCCCGACTCAGACTG tagatTCCCCCAAGACCCCAGAACGCAGTGGATCCAGCACCCCAAAATCACCCTCCAGCCGTGCCCACACCCCTGGAGCCAACAAGGAGGTGAAGAAGGTTGCTGTGGTTCGCACTCCTCCCAAGTCCCCGGGGTCCATGAAGAACCGCTCCCCTGCCTCCGCGGTTCCCATGCCGGACCTGAAGAACGTCCGGTCTAAAATCGGCTCCACGGACAACCTCAAGCACCAGCCCGGAGGAGGCCGG GTCCAGATTCTGGATAAGAAGGCAGACTATAGCAGTGTTCAGTCTAAGTGTGGTTCCAAGGTCAATCTCAAGCATGTCCCCGGAGGTGGCAAT GTGCAAATTCCTAATAAGAAGATGGACTTTAGCACTATTCAGTCTAAGTGTGGCTCGAAAGATAATATGAAGCATGTTCCTGGAGGTGGTAAT ATTCAAATTGTTCACAAAAAGATGGACTTGAGCAATGTTCAGGCAAAATGTGGCTCGAAGGACAACATTCGACACAAACCAG gTGGTGGCAACATTGAAATAAAGACAGAGAAGCTGGAGTTCAAAGGCCAGTCAAAGATTGGCTCTCTTGAGAACATCGGGCACGTGGCTGGAGGAGGTCAAAGGAAG ATTGAGTCACACAAGCTGACCTTCCGTGAAGAGGCCAAGGCTCGCACAGACCATGGGGCAGATATCGTCTACAAGTCCCCCACTGCCTCCATGGATGGCTCCCCCCGCCGCCTCAGCAACGTGTCCTCCTCCGGCAGCATCAACATGGCTGACTCACCCCAACTCTCCACCCTTGCCGACCAGGTGTCCGCCTCCCTTGCCAAGCAGGGCTTGTGA
- the mapta gene encoding uncharacterized protein mapta isoform X5 — protein MDQQQDFMNSDPSNAALHYNSGVTMAAAVADMTIKDAHQGGKDVKENGVSAVKVESQEPSEEEAAEEAVSQLAEPESAPSGEEVQLGEEGAGNAAIAAPAVVADQEEFPGMSLNLAGTAPIGSCTSVKDGSDSEQARASLTSPGDLKHVGMNGSVPFSPREFSSDAYRRQSEDSDRISQSPGQVQSELGVSLIRSVVVADLSSLGVGCMDDKDGHPAANLSPFLEGKNRVLSFDYTEPQRPTGQDGLSGELSGPDESPSGSRSPEPRLADPWSPTSPTVVPKGASQASLSPERQPDSPVASEAQKDPGDTESFSELANVAPSKADEYLDTSDEDLKAAVKATDESAGGDNVLSYQEQGSIFPPEKTQQKPLSKIAAPPVSNTKSQKPPQKDASIDRKSNVPVPQTKAKTKADAEKNAAGSEKKTPTTTPAKSRPTSTPKRPSSVTASPSKKPLASSTSRPVAKASSAGAGGTRPQVADGNAGAKPQAAGTKIPGKTPTQTVDSPKTPERSGSSTPKSPSSRAHTPGANKEVKKVAVVRTPPKSPGSMKNRSPASAVPMPDLKNVRSKIGSTDNLKHQPGGGRVQILDKKADYSSVQSKCGSKVNLKHVPGGGNIQIVHKKMDLSNVQAKCGSKDNIRHKPGGGNIEIKTEKLEFKGQSKIGSLENIGHVAGGGQRKIESHKLTFREEAKARTDHGADIVYKSPTASMDGSPRRLSNVSSSGSINMADSPQLSTLADQVSASLAKQGL, from the exons ATGGATCAGCAGCAGGACTTCATGAACTCCGACCCCAGCAACGCAGCCCTGCACTACAACTCTGGGGTTACCATGGCCGCTGCCGTGGCTGACATGACCATTAAAGATGCCCACCAGGGGGGCAAGGACGTCAAGGAGAATGGGGTTTCTGCAGTGAAAG TAGAGTCTCAGGAGCCCTCAGAAGAGGAGGCAGCAGAAGAAGCGGTGTCTCAGCTTGCTGAGCCCGAGAGTGCCCCCTCTGGTGAGGAGGTGCAACTGG GGGAGGAAGGAGCCGGAAATGCAGCCATCGCTGCTCCTGCTGTAGTGGCTGATCAAG AGGAGTTCCCAGGAATGAGCCTGAACCTCGCAGGAACCGCGCCGATTGGCAGCTGCACTTCCGTCAAGGATGGGAGTGACTCTGAGCAAGCCCGTGCCTCCCTTACAAGCCCTGGGGACCTGAAACATGTGGGAATGAATGGGTCTGTGCCATTTTCTCCAAGGGAATTCTCCTCAGATGCGTATAGGAGGCAGTCAGAAGACTCGGATAGAATTTCCCAGAGCCCTGGCCAGGTGCAAAGTGAGTTGGGGGTGTCGCTGATCCGCAGCGTTGTGGTAGCAGATCTCTCATCCTTGGGAGTGGGCTGCATGGACGACAAAGATGGACACCCTGCAGCTAACCTCTCTCCGTTCCTTGAAGGCAAGAATCGCGTACTGTCTTTCGATTACACCGAACCTCAGCGCCCAACCGGCCAGGATGGGCTCAGTGGAGAACTGAGCGGCCCTGATGAGTCGCCATCCGGAAGCAGAAGCCCGGAGCCACGCCTTGCCGACCCTTGGTCTCCCACCTCCCCTACTGTGGTACCAAAGGGGGCAAGTCAAGCATCTCTGAGTCCTGAGCGACAACCTGACAGTCCTGTGGCAAGCGAGGCCCAGAAAGACCCTGGAGACACAGAGAGCTTTTCGGAACTAGCAAATGTGGCTCCTTCAAAGGCAGATGAATACCTGGACACGTCGGACGAAGATCTCAAGGCAGCTGTGAAAGCCACAGATGAGTCTGCAGGCGGCGACAATGTCTTGTCATACCAGGAACAGGGATCTATATTCCCCCCTGAGAAGACCCAACAGAAACCTCTGTCCAAGATTGCTGCCCCTCCTGTTTCTAACACCAAATCTCAGAAACCCCCCCAAAAAGATGCTTCCATAGACAGAAAATCAAATGTTCCAGTCCCTCAAACCAAAG CTAAAACCAAGGCTGATGCTGAGAAAAATGCTGCCGGCAGTGAAAAGAAG ACCCCCACAACCACACCTGCCAAATCTAGACCCACTTCCACCCCAAAAAGACCCTCCTCAGTCACTGCGAGCCCCTCGAAAAAACCCCTGGCCTCCTCCACTAGCAGGCCCGTCGCTAAAGCCAGCAGTGCAGGAGCCGGTGGGACCAGGCCACAG GTGGCTGATGGGAATGCTGGAGCCAAACCTCAAGCTGCAGGGACCAAAATTCCTGGCAAGACCCCGACTCAGACTG tagatTCCCCCAAGACCCCAGAACGCAGTGGATCCAGCACCCCAAAATCACCCTCCAGCCGTGCCCACACCCCTGGAGCCAACAAGGAGGTGAAGAAGGTTGCTGTGGTTCGCACTCCTCCCAAGTCCCCGGGGTCCATGAAGAACCGCTCCCCTGCCTCCGCGGTTCCCATGCCGGACCTGAAGAACGTCCGGTCTAAAATCGGCTCCACGGACAACCTCAAGCACCAGCCCGGAGGAGGCCGG GTCCAGATTCTGGATAAGAAGGCAGACTATAGCAGTGTTCAGTCTAAGTGTGGTTCCAAGGTCAATCTCAAGCATGTCCCCGGAGGTGGCAAT ATTCAAATTGTTCACAAAAAGATGGACTTGAGCAATGTTCAGGCAAAATGTGGCTCGAAGGACAACATTCGACACAAACCAG gTGGTGGCAACATTGAAATAAAGACAGAGAAGCTGGAGTTCAAAGGCCAGTCAAAGATTGGCTCTCTTGAGAACATCGGGCACGTGGCTGGAGGAGGTCAAAGGAAG ATTGAGTCACACAAGCTGACCTTCCGTGAAGAGGCCAAGGCTCGCACAGACCATGGGGCAGATATCGTCTACAAGTCCCCCACTGCCTCCATGGATGGCTCCCCCCGCCGCCTCAGCAACGTGTCCTCCTCCGGCAGCATCAACATGGCTGACTCACCCCAACTCTCCACCCTTGCCGACCAGGTGTCCGCCTCCCTTGCCAAGCAGGGCTTGTGA